The Miscanthus floridulus cultivar M001 chromosome 7, ASM1932011v1, whole genome shotgun sequence genome includes a region encoding these proteins:
- the LOC136465116 gene encoding uncharacterized protein produces the protein MGGPRIKRLLKITSESEWNDYKVVVLASEVRSLDLVIIKEYVIGIENIEACPSLTDHIENGPSVEEEIVLTQPTYGVRDDHENTVADGDENHDSDDDDESYGVGEGEEGLDDASGDELIDDDLSDEADLSCEDEFGDARARNQFDMEVAGDDETFV, from the exons ATGGGG GGTCCACGCATCAAGAGGTTGCTCAAAATTACTAGCGAGTccgaatggaatgattacaaggtaGTTGTGTTGGCATCcgaagtgcgatctttggatttggTGATAATTAAGGAGTATGTCATAGGAATTGAGAACATTGAAGCATGCCCATCGCTCACAGATCACATAGAGAATGGTCCTTCAGTAGAAGAAGAAATAGTTCTCACACAACCAACCTACGGCGTCAGAGATGATCACGAGAACACGGTAGCCGATGGTGATGagaatcatgatagtgatgatgatgatgagtcttaTGGAGTTGGTGAGGGAGAAGAAGGTTTGGATGACGCTAGCGGAGATGAATTaattgatgatgatcttagtgacgaAGCTGATCTTAGTTGTGAAGATGAGTTTGGCGATGCCAGGGCTAGGAACCAGTTTGATATGGAGGtagctggagatgatgaaacCTTTGTATAG
- the LOC136466572 gene encoding 3-isopropylmalate dehydratase large subunit, chloroplastic-like, with amino-acid sequence MASSISTAAKASAAFAHKKELAAPAPSQHRAGSSRRTKPCRVRAVASPARAPRAPSSTGSVKSAMTMTEKILARASERAALEPGENVWVDVDVLMTHDVCGPGTIGIFKKEFGEDAKVWDREKVVIIPDHYIFTSDERANRNVDIIRDFCVEQNIKYFYDIKDLSNFKANPDYKGVCHVALAQEGHCRPGEVLLGTDSHTCNAGAFGQFATGIGNTDAGFVLGTGKALLKVPPTIRFVLDGEMPPYLLAKDLILQIIGEISVSGATYKSMEFVGSTVESLTMEERMTLCNMVIEAGGKNGVVPADETTFKYLEGKTSIDYEPVYSDAQARFFSDYRFDVSKLEPVVAKPHSPDNRALARECKDVKIDRVYIGSCTGGKTEDFLAAAKVFLASGKKVKVPTFLVPATQKVWMDVYSLPVPGSGGKTCSQIFEEAGCDTPASPSCGACLGGPRDTYARMNEPMVCVSTTNRNFPGRMGHKEGQIYLASPYTAAASALTGYVTDPRDFLM; translated from the exons ATGGCTTCCTCCATCTCCACCGCCGCCAAGGCCTCCGCGGCCTTCGCCCACAAG AAGGAGCTGGCCGCGCCGGCGCCGTCGCAGCACCGCGCGGGCTCGAGCCGCCGGACCAAGCCGTGCCGCGTGCGCGCCGTCGCCTCTCCCGCGCGCGCCCCCCGCGCCCCGTCGTCCACCGGCTCG GTGAAGAGCGCGATGACGATGACGGAGAAGATCCTGGCGCGGGCGTCGGAGCGCGCGGCGCTGGAGCCCGGGGAGAACGTGTGGGTGGACGTCGACGTGCTCATGACGCACGACGTCTGCGGGCCCGGCACCATCGGCATCTTCAAGAAGGAGTTCGGGGAGGACGCCAAGGTCTGGGACCGCGAGAAGGTCGTCATCATCCCGGACCACTACATCTTCACCAGCGACGAGCGCGCCAACCGCAATGTCGATATCATCAGGGACTTCTGTGTGGAGCAGAACATCAAGTACTTCTATGACATCAAGGACCTCAGCAATTTCAAG GCTAATCCAGACTACAAAGGCGTCTGCCACGTCGCACTTGCTCAGGAAGGCCACTGCCGACCAGGCGAG GTtctcctgggtactgattctcaTACATGCAATGCTGGAGCCTTCGGTCAATTTGCAACCGGAATTGGAAACACCGATGCAGGTTTTGTGTTGGGCACTGGAAAAGCTCTTCTCAAG GTGCCCCCTACTATCAGGTTTGTATTAGACGGAGAAATGCCGCCTTATTTACTTGCGAAGGATCTGATTTTGCAA ATTATTGGTGAGATTTCAGTATCTGGTGCAACCTACAAATCAATGGAGTTTGTTGGATCAACTGTAGAAAGTCTAACT ATGGAAGAGCGTATGACACTATGCAACATGGTTATTGAAGCTGGTGGAAAGAACGGTGTTGTGCCTGCTGATGAAACTACATTTAAATACCTTGAG GGTAAGACATCAATTGATTATGAACCTGTCTACAGTGATGCTCAGGCCAG ATTTTTTAGTGACTACCGTTTCGATGTATCAAAACTGGAGCCAGTAGTTGCCAAG CCACATTCGCCCGACAACCGTGCTCTAGCAAGAGAATGCAAGGATGTCAAGATCGACCGAGTCTATATTGGTTCTTGCACTGGTGGTAAGACTGAGGACTTCCTTGCTGCTGCAAAGGTGTTCTTAGCCTCG GGAAAGAAGGTTAAAGTTCCCACATTTCTTGTCCCTGCTACACAAAAG GTGTGGATGGACGTATATAGCCTCCCTGTACCAGGATCTGGTGGCAAAACTTGCTCCCAGATATTTGAGGAGGCTGGTTGTGATACACCCGCAAGTCCTAGCTGTGGTGCTTGTTTGGGTGGCCCTCGTGATACATATGCACGGATGAATGAACCTATG GTCTGCGTGTCCACTACGAACAGGAACTTCCCAGGCAGGATGGGGCACAAGGAAGGGCAGATCTACCTGGCGTCCCCCtacaccgccgccgcctcggccCTGACGGGGTACGTCACGGACCCCAGGGACTTCCTCATGTAA